The following are encoded in a window of Candidatus Fusobacterium pullicola genomic DNA:
- a CDS encoding XdhC/CoxI family protein yields MELNILKKIEEKLSQGERAALVTVTEATGSTPRKSGTIMGVFKNELMGTIGGGKIESVVIDKARELLETGKSEGFEYNLTTTDELQMNCGGTMKGYIKIFSPFPKLLICGAGHVGQKIFKVAKTLDFDLKIIDDREELKFDIPELTLGKFKDILTKERIDGNTYIVIVTRGHLLDEEVLNLVKDRGAKYIGIIGSRRKITTLKENLEKSGEIKDNIYAPIGLKLSNGTPEEIAIEVLAEILKIKNNGELVHRTII; encoded by the coding sequence ATGGAGTTAAATATTCTGAAAAAAATAGAGGAAAAATTATCTCAAGGGGAGAGAGCTGCTTTAGTTACTGTAACTGAAGCAACTGGATCTACCCCTAGAAAAAGTGGAACAATTATGGGTGTATTTAAAAATGAGCTGATGGGGACTATTGGTGGTGGAAAGATTGAAAGTGTTGTTATAGATAAGGCAAGGGAGCTTTTAGAAACGGGAAAAAGTGAGGGATTTGAATATAATCTTACAACTACAGATGAGCTACAGATGAATTGTGGTGGAACTATGAAAGGTTATATTAAAATTTTTTCTCCCTTTCCGAAACTGCTAATTTGTGGAGCTGGACATGTTGGACAAAAAATTTTTAAAGTAGCTAAAACTCTTGATTTTGATTTGAAAATCATTGATGACAGAGAGGAATTAAAGTTTGATATACCTGAACTTACTTTAGGAAAATTTAAAGATATCTTGACAAAAGAGAGAATAGATGGTAATACTTATATAGTGATTGTAACAAGAGGTCATCTATTAGATGAAGAAGTATTAAATTTAGTAAAGGATAGAGGAGCTAAATATATAGGTATTATTGGTAGTAGAAGAAAAATTACAACTTTAAAGGAGAATTTAGAAAAATCCGGAGAGATTAAAGATAATATATATGCTCCAATAGGTTTAAAATTATCTAACGGAACACCAGAAGAGATTGCCATTGAGGTATTAGCAGAAATTTTAAAAATAAAAAATAATGGAGAATTAGTTCATAGAACAATTATATAG
- the moaA gene encoding GTP 3',8-cyclase MoaA, protein MKDKLNRNIDYLRLSITDRCNLRCKYCMGNKDIVFLPKDELLSSNEIERLVKIFSELGIKKLRITGGEPLVRRNFREIVENINNISGIEEINITTNGIRLKEELEFLSNKKIQSLNISLDTLKADLYRDITGGGDINKVLNSIHKAIALKFKRIKLNVVLVKGKNDSEIMDFVNLTEKYPIDVRFIELMPIGLGKEFLPISNDEVLSLISKERSLTPFNKRIGSGPAKYYKTEKGIGCIGFITPISHNFCEQCNRIRVTPEGFLKLCLHWSSGLNLKELLRNGSSNEEIKKKILQALENKPDKHNMEKKEEDKNFDKRYMNRIGG, encoded by the coding sequence ATGAAAGATAAATTAAATAGAAATATTGACTATTTAAGACTCTCTATTACTGATAGATGCAATCTTAGATGTAAATATTGTATGGGAAATAAAGATATAGTATTCTTACCAAAAGATGAATTATTATCATCAAATGAGATTGAAAGATTGGTAAAAATTTTTTCAGAACTTGGAATAAAAAAACTTCGTATCACAGGTGGTGAACCACTTGTAAGAAGAAATTTTCGTGAAATTGTAGAAAATATTAATAATATTTCTGGAATTGAAGAGATTAATATTACTACAAATGGAATTAGACTCAAAGAGGAACTCGAGTTTTTAAGCAACAAAAAAATTCAAAGTTTAAATATTAGTCTTGATACTTTAAAAGCTGATCTATATAGAGATATTACTGGTGGTGGAGATATAAATAAAGTTTTAAATTCTATCCACAAAGCTATAGCTTTAAAATTTAAAAGAATTAAATTGAATGTTGTTCTTGTCAAAGGAAAAAATGATAGTGAAATTATGGACTTTGTAAATCTTACAGAAAAATATCCAATAGATGTCAGATTTATCGAACTCATGCCTATCGGTTTAGGTAAAGAGTTTTTACCCATTTCAAATGATGAAGTTTTATCTCTTATCTCAAAAGAAAGGAGTTTGACTCCATTTAATAAAAGAATTGGTTCTGGACCTGCTAAATATTACAAAACGGAGAAGGGGATTGGTTGTATTGGATTTATTACTCCAATATCTCATAATTTTTGTGAACAATGCAATAGAATTAGAGTTACACCTGAAGGATTTTTGAAACTTTGCCTACATTGGAGTAGTGGTTTAAATCTAAAAGAGCTTCTAAGAAATGGCTCTTCAAATGAGGAAATAAAAAAGAAAATTTTACAGGCACTTGAGAACAAACCTGATAAACATAATATGGAAAAAAAAGAAGAGGATAAAAACTTTGATAAAAGATATATGAATAGAATTGGAGGATAA
- a CDS encoding ABC transporter permease has translation MVKKSKLGSYYTLPIALWLVVFFAIPMAVVLGYAFLKKGTYGGVELELSFASFYIFTDKIFLTILFKTVYISIMVTIFTVLLSLPTAYYIARSKYKKELLFLVIIPFWTNFLIRIYAWIAVLGNNGFLNNILIKLGLIDAPLQFLYNTSAVILISVYTSLPFAILPLYAVIEKFDFSLMEAARDLGATNREAFFKVFIPNIKPGIITAVLFTFIPALGSYAVPKLVGGTQATMLGNIIAQHLTVTRNWPLASTISGALILVTSIAILIFMKISTKETKVEVISEDE, from the coding sequence CTGGTGAAGAAAAGTAAACTTGGTTCATACTATACTCTTCCCATTGCATTGTGGTTAGTAGTATTTTTTGCTATTCCTATGGCAGTTGTTTTAGGATACGCTTTCTTAAAAAAAGGAACATATGGTGGTGTAGAACTAGAATTATCTTTTGCTAGCTTCTACATCTTCACTGATAAAATTTTTCTGACTATACTATTTAAAACAGTTTATATCTCTATTATGGTCACTATATTTACTGTACTTTTATCTTTACCTACAGCTTATTATATAGCAAGATCAAAGTACAAAAAGGAACTTTTATTCCTTGTAATTATTCCATTTTGGACAAATTTTCTTATAAGAATTTATGCGTGGATAGCAGTTTTAGGAAATAATGGTTTTCTTAATAATATTCTAATAAAGCTTGGATTAATTGATGCTCCACTACAATTTTTATATAATACCAGTGCTGTTATTTTAATCTCAGTTTATACAAGCTTACCTTTTGCTATTTTACCTCTATATGCTGTTATTGAAAAATTTGATTTTTCACTTATGGAGGCTGCTAGAGATTTGGGGGCAACAAACAGAGAGGCTTTCTTTAAAGTATTTATACCAAATATAAAACCTGGAATTATAACTGCTGTATTATTTACATTTATTCCAGCTCTAGGTTCTTATGCTGTTCCAAAGCTTGTTGGTGGAACACAGGCAACTATGTTAGGAAATATAATAGCTCAACATCTTACTGTTACTAGAAACTGGCCTCTTGCCTCTACAATATCTGGGGCATTGA
- a CDS encoding MOSC domain-containing protein gives MAKIVAVCISERKGTQKINVHEGVLIENFGLEGDAHAGNWHRQVSLLSKEKVTDFIARGGNVVDGDFGENLIIDGMDCAKLPVGTRLIINNEAILEVTQIGKECHSHCAIYHSVGDCIMPREGIFTRVIKGGKVKEGDSIEII, from the coding sequence ATGGCAAAAATAGTAGCAGTATGTATCAGTGAGAGAAAAGGAACTCAAAAAATTAATGTTCACGAAGGAGTGTTAATAGAAAACTTCGGATTAGAAGGAGATGCTCATGCTGGAAATTGGCATAGACAAGTAAGTTTACTTTCTAAAGAAAAAGTTACCGATTTTATAGCTAGAGGTGGAAATGTTGTTGATGGAGATTTCGGAGAAAATCTTATAATAGACGGTATGGATTGTGCCAAACTTCCTGTTGGAACTAGATTAATTATAAATAATGAAGCTATATTAGAAGTTACACAAATAGGAAAAGAGTGCCATTCACATTGTGCAATCTATCATAGTGTTGGAGATTGTATCATGCCAAGAGAGGGAATATTTACAAGAGTTATAAAAGGTGGAAAAGTTAAAGAGGGAGATAGTATTGAGATAATTTAA
- a CDS encoding EF2563 family selenium-dependent molybdenum hydroxylase system protein: MLNINETVVVVRGGGDIATGSIQKLYRAGFKVLVLEIEKPSAIRREVAFCEAVYEKEMIIEGVKAKLCFTLEEIERCWSEKNIPIIIDPQGKIIKKIKPQVVIDAILAKKNYGTNRGMAPITIGLGPGFIAGDDVDIVVETMRGHNLGKLIFEGKPMENTGIPGIIKGVGKERVIYSPCKGIVKNISKIGDMVEKNQVIATVNGVDVLATISGVLRGLIRDGYEVPEKFKMADIDPREEEQANCFTISDKARAIGGAVLEAVLYLKHQRDI, encoded by the coding sequence ATGTTAAATATTAATGAAACTGTAGTGGTTGTTAGAGGTGGAGGAGATATTGCCACTGGAAGTATTCAAAAACTATATAGAGCGGGATTTAAGGTTTTAGTTTTAGAGATTGAGAAGCCATCTGCTATTAGGAGAGAGGTTGCCTTTTGTGAAGCTGTATATGAAAAAGAGATGATAATAGAGGGAGTAAAGGCAAAGTTATGTTTTACTTTGGAAGAGATAGAGAGATGCTGGAGCGAAAAAAATATACCAATAATTATTGATCCACAAGGGAAAATTATAAAAAAAATAAAACCACAAGTAGTTATAGATGCAATTTTAGCTAAAAAAAATTATGGAACAAATAGAGGAATGGCTCCTATTACCATAGGACTTGGACCTGGATTTATAGCTGGAGATGATGTGGATATCGTAGTTGAAACTATGAGAGGACATAATTTAGGGAAACTTATTTTTGAAGGAAAACCAATGGAAAATACAGGAATACCTGGAATCATAAAAGGAGTAGGAAAAGAGAGAGTTATATATAGTCCATGTAAGGGAATTGTAAAAAATATATCTAAAATAGGTGATATGGTAGAGAAAAATCAAGTTATAGCAACAGTAAATGGGGTAGATGTATTGGCTACTATAAGTGGAGTTTTAAGAGGGCTTATTAGAGATGGATACGAGGTTCCAGAAAAATTTAAAATGGCAGATATAGATCCGAGAGAAGAGGAGCAAGCCAACTGTTTTACTATTTCAGATAAGGCGAGGGCAATAGGTGGAGCAGTATTAGAAGCTGTTCTATATTTAAAACATCAAAGAGATATATAG
- a CDS encoding ABC transporter ATP-binding protein — protein MKLKKDIKIKNVTKSYDGVQVLKNINLDIKDGEIFSILGPSGCGKTTLLRMIAGFTEPDGGVIYLGDEDITKLPPNKRNVNTIFQKYALFPHLTVYENVAFPLRLKKIDESTIDSEVKKFVKLVGLSEHINKMPNQLSGGQQQRVSIARALINKPGLLLLDEPLSALDAKLRQNLLIELDLIHEEVGITFIFITHDQQEALSISDRIAVMNKGEILQVGTPAEVYESPADSFVADFIGENNFFDGVVTEIIDKEFAKLHNEKLGSLVFEMDKSVKVGDKVKVSIRPEKIKLSKSMPKAVNENEKINVLRVYVNELIYSGFQSKYFVFLNNDKELTFKVFKQHAVYFDDNDEGAIWWDEEAYIAWDADDGFLVEVISGEEK, from the coding sequence ATGAAATTGAAAAAAGACATAAAAATTAAAAATGTTACTAAAAGCTATGATGGAGTTCAAGTGTTGAAAAACATCAATTTAGATATAAAAGATGGAGAGATTTTTTCTATTTTGGGACCTTCAGGATGTGGTAAAACCACCTTGCTCAGAATGATAGCAGGATTTACTGAACCAGATGGTGGAGTTATATATTTAGGTGATGAAGACATTACAAAGTTACCACCTAACAAGAGAAATGTTAATACAATATTCCAAAAATATGCCCTTTTCCCTCATTTAACTGTGTATGAGAATGTGGCTTTTCCACTGAGACTAAAAAAAATAGATGAGAGCACTATCGATAGTGAAGTTAAAAAATTTGTAAAATTAGTAGGATTATCAGAACATATTAATAAGATGCCAAATCAACTTTCAGGTGGACAACAGCAGAGAGTTTCTATAGCTAGAGCACTAATTAATAAACCTGGACTTTTACTTCTAGATGAACCACTTTCTGCTCTAGATGCTAAGTTAAGACAAAATCTATTAATAGAACTAGACTTAATTCACGAAGAGGTTGGAATTACATTTATATTTATAACTCATGATCAACAAGAGGCACTTTCTATATCAGATAGAATAGCCGTTATGAATAAAGGAGAGATTCTACAAGTAGGAACTCCAGCAGAAGTATATGAATCTCCAGCTGATTCTTTTGTAGCTGATTTTATTGGGGAAAATAACTTTTTTGATGGAGTTGTAACTGAAATTATAGATAAAGAATTTGCTAAACTTCATAATGAAAAATTAGGAAGCTTAGTATTTGAAATGGATAAATCTGTAAAAGTTGGGGATAAAGTAAAAGTTTCCATTAGACCTGAAAAAATTAAACTTTCTAAATCAATGCCAAAAGCTGTTAATGAAAATGAGAAAATAAATGTATTAAGAGTATATGTTAATGAATTGATATATTCTGGTTTCCAAAGTAAGTATTTTGTATTCTTAAATAATGATAAAGAACTTACTTTTAAAGTTTTTAAGCAACATGCAGTTTATTTTGATGATAATGATGAAGGAGCTATTTGGTGGGACGAAGAAGCTTATATAGCTTGGGATGCTGATGACGGTTTCTTAGTAGAGGTGATATCTGGTGAAGAAAAGTAA